The Bacteroidales bacterium genome segment AGGTACTGAATATAAACTCGCGGCCAATGATGGTCCCAATACGTTACATGGCGGTATGAAGGGATTCGGCAAGCATGTTTTCACGGTGGATACCGCTTATGCCAATGCCGATTCACTTGTTGTAAGCCTGGTCAGAACAAGCCCCGATATGGAAGAAGGCTTCCCCGGCAATCTTAAGGTCCATGTTACCTATGTGCTGACCGACAGCAATGAGATAAAACTATATTACGAAGCCGAGACCGACAAACCGACTGTCCTTAATCTGACGAATCACAGCTACTTCAACCTGAACGGCGGAAAGACGGATATCCTGGGACATGAACTAACACTTTTGGCCGATTCAATTACACCAACTGACGCCACTCTGATTCCCACAGGCGTCCTTGCACCGGTTGCAGGCACTGCTTTTGATTTTACATCACCCCATGCCATTGGTGAGAGAATCGACAGCGTGAAGGGCGGATATGACATCAACTATAAATTAAGGAATAAAGCCGGGGAATTTGTAAAAGCTGCTGAAGTTTATGATCCTGCATCAGGCAGGGTAATGGAAGCCTTCACCACCGAACCGGGCATCCAGTTTTATTCGGGCAACTTCCTCAATGGCAGGTTTGCAGGCCATGACGGAGTTGTGTATAACCTGCATTATGGATTCTGTCTGGAAACCCAGCATTTCCCAGATTCACCGAATAAACCACAGTTCCCTTCAACGGTGCTGAAGCCGGGAGAAAAATATACTCAGACGACTATTTATAAGTTCTCTGTGAGGTAGTTTTCATGCTGTTTCAAAGTTGTTTCAAAGTTGTTTCAAAGTTGTTTCAAAGTTCCATTCATTAGAATAATTTGGAACAATTTGGAACAATTTGGAACAATTTGGAACAATTTGGAACAATTTTGGAACCATATGAAACAACCTTGGAACAACCTGAAACCATTTGAAACAAACTACTCATACCTCAACGCCTCCACCGGGTTCATCCTTGCAGCCCTGTAAGTCTGCCAGGCTATTGTTATAAGTGCTATTGCTATTGAAATCATCAGCGCTGCCAGGTATACCCACCATGAAATTTCAGTACGGTAGGCAAAATGCTGAAGCCACCTGTGCATCGCATACCATGAAGCCGGTATGGCGATGCAGAAGGCAAGCATAATCCAGATCAGGAACTGCTTTGAAAGGACAATCAATATATCGGCAGGCTGTGCTCCGTTTACTTTGCGTATCCCGGTTTCCTTGGTTCTTCTTTCAACTGCATTGGTTGATAGGCCGAAAAGTCCCATCAGTGCAATCATAAGCGACATGAAAGAAAACATGCTGACAAGCGAATAGGACTGGTCGTCTTTCACATAGCTCTGGTGCAATCCTTCATTAACCCAGGTAATTTCAATGGGATCATCCGGATATACCGTGCTCCATAATTTCTTCAGATCTTCAATGGTTTTCCTGTTATCACCCGCCTCAAGCCTTACGGCAAGTTGCTGGATGATCTGGGTATTGTAAGCAACCGACATAGGCTTGATCTCATCATAAAGCGACCGGATATGAAAATTACCGAATACACCGATTATATTTAATTTTACAGGATTCTCCGGACCGTCCGGAAGAATGTAATTGTCAATGGCTTCCTGGGCAGTTTTAAATCCCATTTTCTTCACGGCTGCTTCATTAATTAATATGGCCGTGCTGTCGCTTCCGTATTCGGGCGAAAAGGTCCGTCCCGCAACCATTTTAATGCCCAGCGTCTCAACAAGGCCGTAATCTCCCTGGATTTGTTCAAGATCAAATTTCTCATCCGAGCCCGGGAGTTTGTAATAATTAAGCCACCACTGATCGGTGGGAGGAATGTAATTGGCCCCGGAAACACCTTTTATACCAGGCACTTTTTTAAGCTCCTCCGTGAAAAGCCTGTATTTGTCGGACGTGTTATTGATTCCGGAAAACAGGTTAACGAATTGAGGAACCTTAATCGATAAAAGTTCCTCCTTCCGGTAACCGAGGTCCTTATGGCGCACAAGCCACAACTGTTTCTGCATCACAAGGAGGCAAATCAGTAGTCCGGCCATGATGGTGAACTGAAGAATAAACAAAACACTTCTTGCAGGAACCAGGCTTCTTGTGGCCGGCAGCTTATTTCGCAGGCTTTCAATGGGCGCCACTCGTGATACGTTCAGCGTGATATACAGGCTCGACAGGAAACCCAAAACAAATACAAGTACAAGAAATGCAGCCAGTAATCCGGCATTTGAGAAGATTCCTTTATATACAACGAGACCAAGATGCGATTTAAACCAGGGTATGGCCAGTTCAACCAGCATCAGCGATATCTGGGCGGCAAGGATAAAGACAATCAGAAATTCAGTACGAACCAGCGACACCAGGTCTCCATGCGAAGCACCTACAACTTTGCGGATGCCGAATTCCTTGATACGCTGGTACGACAAGGCAAGCGACAGCAATATGAAATTGATTACCGCTATGGCCAGCACCAGCACCGCAATGGATGCAAATATGATTACCCTGGTTATACTGCCCTGTGGTTCCATTATAGCTCCGGGGTTTTTCGAGTACAGGTGTATTCTTGTAACAGGCTGCAGGCTGTAATTGAACTTCTGTTCTTCAGGTCCTTTTGGTACGACTTTGTTAACAAAATCAGGAAACCGGTCTGAAACGGTTTTGAACTGCCCGGGTTTTTTTAGCAGTACATAAGTCTGCATTGAATTAGCTCCCCAGTTGTGGCGCATATTTTCTCCCATGATCTTCAAACCAAATTTTATTGAAGTGATAAAGCCCGCATGGAAATTGGATTGTTCGGGAATATCCCTGAATACGCCTTCAATGGTGAAAACATGATTTTCGTTAAAAACGCGGGCTGTAATGGTTTTGCCTGCTACGTCAGTAGTGCCGAAATATTTAAGTGCTTTGGATTCGGCAATCATGATACGGTCAGGTGATCGCAGAATTTTCGAGGGATCGCCATTTACGAGCGGGAAAGTAAAAATGTCAAAAAAAGTGGAATCGGAGTAGATAATATTATGGTCTCTTACATATCCTTTATCAGTGAGAATATAAAATCCCGACCAGTCAAGTCCCGCAAAACGGACTGTCTTTTCTATTTCAGGAAAAAAGCCGGGTAAAGCATCGGCCAGAACAAAAGGGGTGTATGACCAGTCTTCATGCATAACCACTGCAATCCTGTCCTTCTTTTCATGAAACTGATCAAAGCCGGTTTCATAACGTATATGCAGCAGGATAATAAAACAGCAGGCCAGTCCAAGCGACAGCCCTACAATATTTATAAACGAGTACAATTTGTTTTTCCAAAGAAACCGGAAAGCAAGACGGAAATTCAGGTTCATAACAATTTGGTTTTTTCGTGAAATATCCAAGTATATGCCAAAAAATTATAAGGTTGAAAATGAATTATATACCTTAATGATCGCTAAATACCTGTTGGATTTCCGGACACTTCTTGTTGATTTTTCAGACAGATTACAGACCTTTGAATAAATAGTAAAAAATGCGACAAAAGGGCAGACTGCTGATTGTTGATGATAATGCCGACCTGCTGGCAGGACTGAAATTGTTCCTGGCTCCCCATGTTGAAAGCGTATCGGTATTGAAAAACCCGAACCTGATCCCGGAAACCATCCGCAAAGAAAGCTTTGATGTGGTATTGCTGGATATGAATTTTACAGCAGGCATTAATTCAGGGAATGAGGGATTATTCTGGATGAAGCGGATTCTTGAACATCAGCCGCTCATTTCTGTAATTCTCATTACTGCATTTGGTGATGTGGAACTTGCCGTGAGGGCTATGAAAGAAGGGGCCACCGATTTCATTCAGAAATCGTGGGATGAAGATAAAATACTGTCTACAGTACTTTCGGCT includes the following:
- a CDS encoding aldose epimerase family protein is translated as MKKFFLLVFAVSTVMAACTKKPAPAENKLTMENWGTVDSMPVQLYTLTNLKGMTIKITNYGGILTYVGVPDKNDSIGNVVLGFDKLDQYLLDHPNFGATIGRFGNRIGGAKFTLEGTEYKLAANDGPNTLHGGMKGFGKHVFTVDTAYANADSLVVSLVRTSPDMEEGFPGNLKVHVTYVLTDSNEIKLYYEAETDKPTVLNLTNHSYFNLNGGKTDILGHELTLLADSITPTDATLIPTGVLAPVAGTAFDFTSPHAIGERIDSVKGGYDINYKLRNKAGEFVKAAEVYDPASGRVMEAFTTEPGIQFYSGNFLNGRFAGHDGVVYNLHYGFCLETQHFPDSPNKPQFPSTVLKPGEKYTQTTIYKFSVR
- a CDS encoding FtsX-like permease family protein, giving the protein MNLNFRLAFRFLWKNKLYSFINIVGLSLGLACCFIILLHIRYETGFDQFHEKKDRIAVVMHEDWSYTPFVLADALPGFFPEIEKTVRFAGLDWSGFYILTDKGYVRDHNIIYSDSTFFDIFTFPLVNGDPSKILRSPDRIMIAESKALKYFGTTDVAGKTITARVFNENHVFTIEGVFRDIPEQSNFHAGFITSIKFGLKIMGENMRHNWGANSMQTYVLLKKPGQFKTVSDRFPDFVNKVVPKGPEEQKFNYSLQPVTRIHLYSKNPGAIMEPQGSITRVIIFASIAVLVLAIAVINFILLSLALSYQRIKEFGIRKVVGASHGDLVSLVRTEFLIVFILAAQISLMLVELAIPWFKSHLGLVVYKGIFSNAGLLAAFLVLVFVLGFLSSLYITLNVSRVAPIESLRNKLPATRSLVPARSVLFILQFTIMAGLLICLLVMQKQLWLVRHKDLGYRKEELLSIKVPQFVNLFSGINNTSDKYRLFTEELKKVPGIKGVSGANYIPPTDQWWLNYYKLPGSDEKFDLEQIQGDYGLVETLGIKMVAGRTFSPEYGSDSTAILINEAAVKKMGFKTAQEAIDNYILPDGPENPVKLNIIGVFGNFHIRSLYDEIKPMSVAYNTQIIQQLAVRLEAGDNRKTIEDLKKLWSTVYPDDPIEITWVNEGLHQSYVKDDQSYSLVSMFSFMSLMIALMGLFGLSTNAVERRTKETGIRKVNGAQPADILIVLSKQFLIWIMLAFCIAIPASWYAMHRWLQHFAYRTEISWWVYLAALMISIAIALITIAWQTYRAARMNPVEALRYE